GGACTGGTTCGACCGCTGCTATGCGCCCGACCGCGCCGACTGGCGCTACGACCCGCTCCATCAGGACCAAAGCGGGATGCCGCCGACCCTCGTCGTCACTGCCAGCCTCGATCCCATCCGCGACCAGGGCCGCGCCTACGCCGCCGCCTGCGCCGAGGCCGGCGTGTCGGTGGTTTATCTCGAGGCCGAGGGCACCATCCACGGCTTTCTCAACCTGAGGAAAGCGCTGCCCAGCGCGCAGACGGACCTCGAGCGCTGCATCGCGCACCTCAAGCTGCTGCTCGCCTAGGCGGCGACCCGCGCCGCCCCGCCCGGCTGGAGCGCCCGCAGCCGCGCCACCGCATAGTCGTGCAGCGCAAGATCGCAGCGGTTCATCGCCAGGATCGCCTCCGAAAGGTCGGGCAGCGGCGCCTGTCCCGCTTCGCCCGGCGTCACATTGTCGCGCGGGATGGTGGCGATCCCGAACCGCTCGCCGAACCACGCCAGCGACCGCGCCGGCTCTTCGCAGACATAGAAGCAGGGCATGGTGTCGATCAGCCCCACCGCCGCCGCCATGTCGATCGCGGGGTCGAGCCGCCACGGCGAGCCGGTCAGCTGCCGCGCGTGCTGGTTCTCGGTATAGACCCGCACCCGCGGATCGTCGGTCGTCACGAATTCCTCGAAGCTGCGCTCGCGCGCGAACCGCACCGCATGATAGCGCGGGTGCTCGAGTTCCGGCGCGGCGATCGGGACCGCACGGAAATAGCGATAGAGCGAGCCGATCCGCGCCACCGGATGGCGGAAGTTCGTCACCGCCGCATGGCCGTCGGCAACGGTTCGAAACACGTCCACCCCAACATGCCCCGCGTAGCAGCGATAGCCGCGCGCGAAGTGGTAATTGCCGCCGTTGCGGATGTGATCGATCGTATCGTTCTCGATGACCGGACACCGTTCCGCCGGCTCGAACAAACCCTGGAGTGCGGCCCGCAGCGACAAGCCGCCGGCCTTAGGAAGATGGAATAAGAACAAGCCGGTCAAGCAACCCCCAACAGCAAGATACGCAGCCGAGCCTTGTCACTGTGACGCAAACAAATCGTTATGCCCAGTGTCGGCCACATTACATTGGCGCCATTTCAGGCGCTTGCGTGCGGGGGCTGCGCTCTGCATTGGCGGACGGCATGGGACAGGACGCAAAATACCGCCGCGGCGTCGGCGTTATGCTGCTCAATGCCGACCGCCAGGTCTGGGTCGGGCGGCGGATCGATAACACCGACGAGGCGTGGCAGATGCCGCAGGGCGGGATCGATCCGGGCGAGCAGCCGTGGGCGACAGCGCTGCGCGAGCTCGAGGAGGAGACCGGCATCCCGCCCCACCTCGTCGAGCGGATCGCCGACCATCCCGAGCGTCTCCGCTACGACCTCCCCAAGGAGCTGCGATCCTCGCTGTGGGGCGGCAAGTGGCGCGGGCAGGAGCAGGACTGGTTCCTCTGCCGCTTCCTCGGCCGCCAGTCGGACGTGAACATCGCCACCAAGCATCCCGAGTTCTGCGACTGGAAGTGGGTCCCCGCCCACGCGCTCCCCGACCTCATCGTCCCCTTCAAGCGCGACCTCTACCGCCAGCTCATCGATCATTGGGCGAATTTTCTCGGCGACTGAGCCGGATTGCCAGGCTGGCGAATGGCGGTAAGCTCCCGTTCGGGGGAAATTGCGATGCTATTGCGCCGCCTGGTCGTTGGACTGAAGCAACAGCATTGGCTGTCGATCACGATCGAGCTGGTGATCGTGATCATCGGCGTGTTCATCGCCAATCTCGTGACCGGCTGGAACGAGGAGCGCGCGCAGCGCGAACAGACCCGGCGCATGCTCGACCAGCTCCGCCCCGAAGTCGCCAACGAACTGACCTTCTTCAAGACCGCGCGTAATTATTACGCGAACGCGCGGCGCTATTCTTTTCAGGCGCTTGCTGGCTGGCAGGGGGATCACACTCTCACCGACGAGCAGTTCGCGATCGCCGCCTACCAGGCCAGCCAGATCTACGGGATCGGCATCAATCCGCAGAATTGGTCGCTGACCTTTGGCGGCAACCAGCTGCGCGACATCGACAATCCCCGTCTGCGCCAGACGCTGGCGACGGTACTGGTTGCCGATTACGAGCCGGTCGGATTCAACTCGGTCGCGTCGCCCTACCGCGAGCATGTGCGGCT
The Sphingomonas ginsengisoli An et al. 2013 genome window above contains:
- a CDS encoding RNA pyrophosphohydrolase codes for the protein MGQDAKYRRGVGVMLLNADRQVWVGRRIDNTDEAWQMPQGGIDPGEQPWATALRELEEETGIPPHLVERIADHPERLRYDLPKELRSSLWGGKWRGQEQDWFLCRFLGRQSDVNIATKHPEFCDWKWVPAHALPDLIVPFKRDLYRQLIDHWANFLGD